Proteins found in one Lutimonas zeaxanthinifaciens genomic segment:
- a CDS encoding tetratricopeptide repeat-containing sensor histidine kinase, with the protein MRSYNFIVNRLSCFVKNWLPIALLLIGGKLYSQNSSNENIYIQEKLNQIDSLIQVGEYEKADYTIENTLNTFSFKKNSEEQLAFEFRKAKNYYQQGISEKAMDILLNGLDRLKGNTFSGLNIDYSNLLARIFADSQNFEKAIFYNKISLQKAKLIKDTVSITKALIRLGSFYYAKNEQDSAKYFFRQVIYFPVTPKTEIRISNAYNNLGVIAQNNDNLPLAKYWARKALELKKKQKSVVDIASANVNLGNLHHFEKEYDKAINQYFEAYNNIELDTTNRVLHLKRIIYENLSVSYDSIGDYRNAYNYLRKSYKLKFRLTNEQLAENIAGVEAKYNLALEEKKTEEEKGRALRAQVLFFGMAFLTLILVVIAFIFYKNYKLKQQTKLDQIHSNLQTRIINATIDAKEKERKSIAEILHDSVSALLSSANLHLQASKSQLNSHVPVEISKAQEIVNEASVKIRDLSHELISSVLLKFGLAFAVHDLCEKYSNSEIQFISDDNGIKRYNQDFEIKIYNIIEELINNILKHSNAKNATINLIERNGNKLIIQIIDDGKGFDVKKAVKKDGLGLNHIEARIKIMKGVFNINSKEGEGTSIFISVPVNQTEPVEAI; encoded by the coding sequence ATGAGGTCATATAACTTTATTGTGAATCGTTTATCATGTTTTGTAAAAAACTGGTTGCCAATTGCGCTTCTTTTAATTGGCGGTAAACTCTATTCTCAAAATTCTTCGAATGAGAATATTTATATTCAGGAAAAGCTGAATCAAATAGATTCTCTTATACAAGTTGGGGAATATGAAAAGGCGGATTACACCATTGAGAATACGTTAAATACCTTTTCTTTTAAAAAAAATTCAGAAGAGCAACTCGCTTTTGAATTCAGGAAAGCCAAAAACTACTACCAGCAGGGTATAAGTGAAAAGGCCATGGATATCTTACTCAATGGTTTGGACCGTTTAAAAGGAAACACTTTTTCCGGTTTAAACATTGATTATTCCAATTTGCTGGCAAGAATTTTTGCGGATTCTCAAAATTTTGAAAAAGCCATTTTTTACAATAAAATTTCTCTTCAAAAGGCGAAATTAATCAAAGATACCGTAAGTATTACCAAAGCCCTGATCAGACTGGGAAGTTTTTATTATGCGAAAAATGAACAGGACAGTGCTAAATACTTCTTTCGTCAAGTGATCTATTTTCCTGTTACTCCAAAAACTGAAATAAGAATTTCAAATGCTTATAATAATCTTGGTGTTATAGCTCAGAACAATGATAATTTGCCTTTAGCGAAATACTGGGCTCGAAAAGCACTTGAGTTAAAAAAGAAACAAAAGAGTGTGGTTGATATTGCTTCGGCCAATGTTAATTTAGGAAATCTTCATCATTTTGAAAAAGAATATGATAAAGCGATCAATCAATACTTTGAAGCGTACAACAACATTGAACTCGATACGACAAATAGGGTATTACATTTAAAAAGAATAATTTACGAAAATCTATCGGTTTCCTATGATTCTATAGGCGATTACAGGAACGCCTACAATTATTTACGAAAGTCATATAAACTAAAGTTCAGGCTTACCAATGAACAACTCGCTGAGAATATTGCAGGGGTGGAGGCCAAGTACAATCTGGCTTTAGAAGAAAAGAAGACAGAAGAGGAAAAGGGGCGAGCACTCAGGGCCCAGGTATTGTTTTTTGGAATGGCTTTTTTGACTTTAATTCTCGTCGTGATTGCATTTATTTTTTACAAGAATTATAAATTGAAACAGCAGACAAAGCTTGATCAGATTCACAGTAACCTGCAAACAAGAATAATTAATGCAACCATTGATGCGAAGGAAAAGGAGCGTAAATCCATTGCAGAAATCCTTCACGATAGCGTCAGTGCCTTATTATCTTCTGCCAATCTACATTTACAGGCCTCTAAATCTCAATTGAATTCTCACGTTCCTGTGGAGATTTCAAAAGCTCAGGAAATTGTTAACGAGGCTTCGGTAAAGATCAGAGACCTTTCTCATGAACTGATTTCATCAGTTCTTTTAAAGTTTGGTTTAGCTTTTGCCGTTCATGATCTTTGCGAAAAGTACTCGAATTCTGAGATTCAGTTTATTAGTGATGATAATGGCATCAAAAGATACAATCAGGATTTTGAGATCAAAATATACAACATCATTGAGGAGTTAATCAATAACATCCTGAAGCATAGTAATGCAAAAAATGCTACCATTAATTTGATTGAGAGAAATGGAAATAAATTAATAATTCAGATAATAGATGACGGAAAAGGATTTGACGTTAAAAAGGCGGTCAAAAAGGACGGCCTGGGCTTAAATCATATCGAAGCAAGAATCAAGATTATGAAAGGGGTTTTCAATATTAATTCAAAAGAAGGTGAAGGAACCAGTATTTTTATTTCCGTTCCTGTTAATCAAACTGAACCCGTAGAAGCCATTTAA
- a CDS encoding metallophosphoesterase family protein: MGQKILLLSDTHGYIDEKILSYCKGVDEVWHAGDIGTLAVTDKIQEICPLRAVYGNIDDKEIRATFPLDNKFKIEDVSVWMTHIGGYPNRYSPRLKESIFQKPPKIFISGHSHILKVQYDKKLRLLHLNPGAAGKHGFHKVRTLLRFEIEKSEIKNLEIIEMKR, translated from the coding sequence TTGGGCCAGAAAATCTTACTTCTTTCCGATACGCACGGTTATATAGATGAGAAAATATTGAGTTATTGTAAAGGAGTTGATGAAGTATGGCATGCAGGGGATATAGGGACGTTGGCAGTTACCGATAAGATTCAGGAGATTTGCCCGTTACGGGCGGTTTACGGCAATATTGACGACAAAGAAATCAGGGCTACCTTTCCGCTTGATAACAAATTTAAAATAGAAGACGTTAGTGTTTGGATGACGCACATTGGAGGATATCCCAATAGGTACAGCCCGAGATTAAAAGAATCTATTTTTCAGAAACCTCCGAAAATTTTCATTAGCGGACATTCACATATTCTCAAGGTGCAATACGATAAAAAGCTAAGGCTTCTGCATTTGAACCCCGGAGCTGCGGGTAAACACGGATTCCATAAAGTGAGAACGCTTTTACGATTCGAAATTGAAAAAAGTGAAATAAAAAATCTGGAAATAATTGAAATGAAGCGATAA